CGCGCAGCGCGCGCGGTCGAGGAGGCGATCCTGGAAGCCGGCGCGGACAATGTCGCGGCCTTCATCGGTGAGCCGGTGCTGGGAGCGGGCGGTGTCAAGATCCCGCCGGCAAGCTACTGGCCGGAGATCCAGCGCATCTGCGACAAATATGATGTGCTCTTGATGATCGACGAGGTCATCACCGGCTACGGCCGCACGGGTGCCTGGTTTGCCAGCGAGACCTACGGCATCAAGGCGGACACGATCACCACGGCGAAGGCGCTGACGTCGGGCTACCAGCCACTGTCGGCATTGCTGGTCGGCGACCGGATCGCAGCGACGTTGATCGACAAGGGCGGCGAGTTCTACCACGGCTACACCTATTCGGGGCACCCGGTGGCCTGTGCGGTCGCGTTGAAGAACCTCGAGATCATCGAGCGCGAGGGGCTCGTCGAGCGCGTCAAGAACGACACCGGTCCGTATTTCGCCAGCGCTCTGGCAGAGCGGATCGGCAGCCATTCGTTGATCGGCGAGACGCGCGCGATTGGCCTGATGGGAGCCGTCGAGATCGTCAAGGAGAGCGGCACCCGCCTGCGCTTCGAAGCCGGCAACGCCGGCGACAAGGTGCGCGACCTGGCGATCGCCAACGGATTGATGGTTCGCTCGGTGGACGACACCATCATCATGTCGCCACCGCTGATCTGGACCCGCGAACATGTCGACCTGGCGTGCGATCGTCTCGCCAAGGCGCTCGACGACGCGGAGGCCGGGTTGCGTCGCGCCGGCTGATGACGGGCGGGAAATAAAGATGGGCGCCGGAAGATCTCCGGCGCCCTTTGTCTTGGCGCGGCAGTGAAGCTCGGTCGATTCAATCGGCGCCAAGGGCGCTGCGGATGGCGCGCATCGCGGCCAGCAGTTCCAGCGAGCGCTCGGCACTCGAGTGCTCGGGCCAAGTGGAGAGCTTCACGACGGCGAAATCGGACTCCGGGTCGATGTAGATGGACTGGCCGAACACGCCGCGCGCCCACATAGCGCGGCGCTTGCCGTCCTCGATCCAGAACTTGTTCGAATAGGCACCTTCGGGCAGGACGGTGCGGTAGATGCCCTGGAACAGATCCGGCCTGCCATTGCGAGTCGCCTCGATCCATTGCGACGGGACGATCTGCCTGCCGTCGCGCGCGCCGTTGTCCAGCAACAACTGGGCGAAGCGGCCATAGTCGCGCAGCGTTCCGCACAGGCCGCCGTCGGCAAGCGCTGCCCCCCCGTCGTCGACGGTGATATAGGCGTCTTCGCCGGCGCCCATCGGCGCCCAGATCTCCTGGCTGATCAGTTCCGCGAGAGGCGTGGCGGTGGCGCGCTCCAGCACGAAGCCGAGCACGTCCGTCTCGATCGAGCGATATTTGAACAGTTCGCCATGTTCGCGCTCAGCCTCGTCGAGCGTCAGGATGAGCTGCCACATCGTGCGCGGCCAGTCGGTGCGGGTATAGACCTTCCAGCCGCAGGCCTGGTCGATCTTCTGCATGTGGGAGCCGGGCGTCGTGTAGGATTCGTCGAAGACGACGCCGCTCGTCATGTCGAGGATGTGCTGCACCTTGGCGCCCTTGTAGGCGGTGGCCGACAGCTCCGGCAGGTACTCGGTGATCGGGGCCTCGACGTCCAGCACGCCGCGGTGCGCGAGGATGCCGGTCAGGATGCCGGTCACCGACTTGGTGACGGACATTGCGAGATGCTGGCAGTGCGGCCTCATGCCGTTGCGATAGTCCTCGAAGACGATCTTGCCGCGATGCAGCACAAGGAACCCGTCGGTGAAGGATTCGTCGAGAAACTGCGCGACGGTGCGCTTCCCGTCGCCAAGCTGGAACGTGACGCCGGCGAGATCCTGCTTCGCCTCCGGAAGCGGGCGCGCAGGCCCGGCACCTCGCCAGATCTGCGCCGTCGCCGTCATCTCGCGGATATGCTGGAAGGTCCAGCGATGGTACGGCGCGATGTCCCACCGGTCACGGGGAATGATCGGGTCGCCGGGGCGGGAAGGGTCGCGCGGCTTGAGAGGTTGGTCTGACATGGGTATCGTTCCTGCGTGATCGCTGCTCAACTGCTCTTCATCTGACACGATGAAAGGCAGTTTTAAAAGGCATGTTTTGGCCTGATCGCAGAAATTATGGTTATCTTACAAAGATTCCGTCCGACATCGCGGTGATGTTCGGTTTTTGATTGCGCGATCTGCGATCGCAATATAGCTTTCCGCTGCGACATCGAAAATGAGAGATCGACCTCGACAATGAGCGCCACCAGTTTCAGCCGTTCCGATATCAACCTGACCAACTGGCGGGACAGGCCCTACTCCTCCTGGACCTTCCAGAACGTGTTCGAGTTCGTGCCGTCGGCGCAGATCCGCAGCGCCAGGCTGGAAGAGGCTCCGGTAAAGCCGTTGGGGAATTTTGCGGGACTTCGGATCGCGAACGTTGCTGGAGAGGAATTGGCCCTTGCCGACTTCCTCACGCAGAGCAACAGCGACGCACTGGTGATCATGCGCAAGGGCGAGGTGATCGCCGAATGGTATGCTCCCCACACCGATCCATCGCGTCCGCACCTGATCTTCTCGATCTCGAAATCGTTCACCGGACTGCTCGCCGGCATCCTGGAGGGCGAGGGCAAGCTCTCCTTCGACGATCTCGTGTCGAAATATGTTCCCGAGGTGACGGGCTCGGCCTATGACGAACTCACCGTGCGCGACCTGTTCAACATGACGGTCAGCATCGATTTCCAGGAACTCTATCTCGACAGGAACGGCGATTTCGACCGGTACCGCCGCGCCATGCTGTGGAACCCGGAGCGGGCGGACGATCCGACGCCGACGCTGAGGGAACTGATGTGCCGGCTGCCGCGCGCGGCCCATCCGCACGGCACCCGGCATGCCTACCGCTCGCCGAATGCGGACATGGCGGGACTGGTGGTGGAGGCCGCTTCGGGACAACGTTACGCCGAGTTCCTGAGCAGCGCCCTGTGGCGGCCGATGGGTGCGCACACGGACGGCTTCATCACCGTCGACCGCGCCGGAAATCCACGCTCGTCGGGCGGGATCTCGGTGACGGCGCGCGATCTCGCGCGGCTCGGCGACCTCGTCCGGCTGGGAGG
The Mesorhizobium australicum genome window above contains:
- a CDS encoding aspartate aminotransferase family protein, which produces MTYDNFSGAQLQAIDSAHHLHPFTDHKELRRAGARMVVRAEGPYIYDSEGNQILDGMAGLWCVNVGYGREELARAAYDQMKELPFYNSFFRCTTPTPVLLSAKLAELAPQNVNQVFYGSSGSEANDTALRLVRHYWALEGKPTKRIVISRRTAYHGSSIAGASLGGMKGMHGQLYGAVPDIVHVMPPYSFELAMPGESDHDFGLRAARAVEEAILEAGADNVAAFIGEPVLGAGGVKIPPASYWPEIQRICDKYDVLLMIDEVITGYGRTGAWFASETYGIKADTITTAKALTSGYQPLSALLVGDRIAATLIDKGGEFYHGYTYSGHPVACAVALKNLEIIEREGLVERVKNDTGPYFASALAERIGSHSLIGETRAIGLMGAVEIVKESGTRLRFEAGNAGDKVRDLAIANGLMVRSVDDTIIMSPPLIWTREHVDLACDRLAKALDDAEAGLRRAG
- a CDS encoding serine hydrolase domain-containing protein, producing the protein MSDQPLKPRDPSRPGDPIIPRDRWDIAPYHRWTFQHIREMTATAQIWRGAGPARPLPEAKQDLAGVTFQLGDGKRTVAQFLDESFTDGFLVLHRGKIVFEDYRNGMRPHCQHLAMSVTKSVTGILTGILAHRGVLDVEAPITEYLPELSATAYKGAKVQHILDMTSGVVFDESYTTPGSHMQKIDQACGWKVYTRTDWPRTMWQLILTLDEAEREHGELFKYRSIETDVLGFVLERATATPLAELISQEIWAPMGAGEDAYITVDDGGAALADGGLCGTLRDYGRFAQLLLDNGARDGRQIVPSQWIEATRNGRPDLFQGIYRTVLPEGAYSNKFWIEDGKRRAMWARGVFGQSIYIDPESDFAVVKLSTWPEHSSAERSLELLAAMRAIRSALGAD
- a CDS encoding serine hydrolase domain-containing protein, which gives rise to MSATSFSRSDINLTNWRDRPYSSWTFQNVFEFVPSAQIRSARLEEAPVKPLGNFAGLRIANVAGEELALADFLTQSNSDALVIMRKGEVIAEWYAPHTDPSRPHLIFSISKSFTGLLAGILEGEGKLSFDDLVSKYVPEVTGSAYDELTVRDLFNMTVSIDFQELYLDRNGDFDRYRRAMLWNPERADDPTPTLRELMCRLPRAAHPHGTRHAYRSPNADMAGLVVEAASGQRYAEFLSSALWRPMGAHTDGFITVDRAGNPRSSGGISVTARDLARLGDLVRLGGKGIVPAAFIERLWAGGDREVWSQGDQGLLYPGGSYLAYWYETGTGALAGMGIFGQCVWVDRKSETVVVRQSSETIPVDDKLDQRVIAMMKEISAR